A genome region from Bacillaceae bacterium IKA-2 includes the following:
- the hemC gene encoding hydroxymethylbilane synthase, with amino-acid sequence MRKIIIGSRKSQLALTQTNWVIDQLKKLGGEFEFEVKKIVTKGDIILDVTLSKVGGKGLFVKEIEQAMINSEIDMAVHSMKDMPAVLQEGLTIGCVPKRVDPRDAWISNNGKGLLELEAGSVVGTSSLRRSAQVLARRPDLEIKWIRGNIDSRLKKCRDGEYDAIILAAAGLERMGWSADVVTEFLPKDICVPAVGQGALGIECRTDDTELRELLSKFTEEITNRCVTAERSFLHKIEGGCQVPIAGYAELNDNNEIVLVGLVGSPDGKVILKERMVGTDAVKLGAQLASKLLERGAKDILDAVKLELDQ; translated from the coding sequence ATGAGAAAAATTATTATCGGTTCAAGAAAAAGTCAACTAGCTTTAACACAGACAAATTGGGTTATTGACCAGTTAAAAAAATTAGGTGGCGAATTTGAATTTGAAGTAAAGAAGATCGTAACTAAAGGGGATATCATTTTAGATGTAACATTATCTAAAGTTGGTGGAAAAGGGTTATTCGTTAAAGAGATTGAACAAGCAATGATTAATAGTGAAATAGATATGGCGGTTCATAGTATGAAAGATATGCCAGCCGTTCTTCAAGAGGGATTAACAATTGGGTGTGTGCCAAAGCGTGTTGATCCGCGTGATGCTTGGATTTCTAATAATGGCAAAGGCTTATTAGAACTAGAAGCTGGTTCTGTCGTTGGAACGAGTAGTTTACGACGTTCAGCACAAGTGTTAGCTCGTCGACCAGATTTAGAAATCAAGTGGATCCGTGGTAATATAGATAGCAGACTGAAGAAATGTCGTGACGGTGAGTATGATGCGATTATTTTAGCAGCAGCAGGACTAGAGCGTATGGGTTGGAGTGCTGACGTTGTGACTGAATTTTTACCGAAAGACATATGTGTTCCAGCAGTAGGCCAAGGAGCTCTAGGTATTGAATGCCGAACTGATGACACTGAATTACGCGAGTTGCTTAGCAAGTTCACTGAAGAGATAACAAATCGATGTGTTACAGCAGAGCGTTCATTTCTTCATAAAATTGAAGGAGGTTGCCAAGTACCAATTGCAGGATATGCTGAATTAAATGACAATAATGAAATCGTCTTAGTCGGTCTTGTTGGCTCCCCTGATGGTAAAGTGATTTTAAAAGAGAGAATGGTAGGAACTGACGCAGTGAAACTTGGCGCCCAACTAGCCAGTAAGTTGCTTGAGAGAGGTGCAAAAGATATTCTTGATGCGGTTAAACTTGAGTTGGATCAGTAA
- a CDS encoding cytochrome c biogenesis protein, giving the protein MLNLLYIVTVLLYCLSVTGYFIDFLHKNQKVNRISFWLLSIVWVLQTIFFVLRMIEFNRLPIMTSFEGLFFYAWIIVSVSLVINWFFKVDLFVFFTNIFGFAIMAISVFVPTGDISQKLQALLISELLFIHVTLVLLAYGAFTFAFIFSIMYYYQHQMLKQKRWSKRLSRFGDLSKSEHLAFMFSVLGFPLLLMGVILGFVWASIALGYIPWFDSKIITSALVLIVYGYYLYSRVVKKNSGYSLVLLNIAGFLLILINYFLSGVLSNFHLWY; this is encoded by the coding sequence ATGTTAAATCTTTTATATATCGTTACGGTTCTTTTATATTGTTTAAGTGTTACGGGTTATTTCATTGATTTCTTGCACAAAAACCAGAAGGTTAACCGTATTTCCTTCTGGTTACTTTCTATTGTCTGGGTCCTTCAGACAATATTTTTTGTCTTACGAATGATTGAGTTTAATCGCCTCCCAATCATGACATCTTTTGAAGGATTGTTTTTTTATGCTTGGATTATTGTCAGTGTTTCACTTGTCATTAACTGGTTTTTTAAGGTTGATTTATTTGTATTTTTTACGAATATTTTTGGATTTGCGATTATGGCAATTAGCGTATTTGTTCCAACTGGAGACATATCGCAAAAATTGCAAGCTCTATTAATTTCTGAGTTACTCTTTATTCATGTAACGTTAGTTTTGCTTGCTTACGGCGCCTTTACGTTTGCTTTTATTTTTTCAATTATGTATTACTATCAACATCAAATGTTAAAACAGAAACGTTGGAGCAAGCGGTTATCCCGGTTTGGTGATTTATCTAAATCAGAACACCTTGCGTTTATGTTTTCAGTACTGGGCTTCCCGTTATTATTAATGGGAGTTATCCTTGGATTTGTTTGGGCCTCTATTGCACTGGGTTATATACCCTGGTTTGATTCGAAAATTATTACTTCGGCCTTAGTGTTAATCGTATATGGCTATTATCTATATTCACGAGTAGTAAAGAAAAACAGCGGTTATTCATTAGTTTTATTAAACATAGCAGGATTTTTACTTATCTTAATTAATTATTTTTTATCAGGGGTACTATCAAATTTCCATTTATGGTACTAA